A stretch of the Elephas maximus indicus isolate mEleMax1 chromosome 3, mEleMax1 primary haplotype, whole genome shotgun sequence genome encodes the following:
- the RNF220 gene encoding E3 ubiquitin-protein ligase RNF220 isoform X5 codes for MPRARSGRRSRGAGGREETFLRVRANRQTRLNARIGKMKRRKQDEGQVCPLCNRPLAGSEQEMSRHVEHCLSKREGSCLAEEDAVDIEHENSNRFEEYEWCGQKRIRATTLLEGGFRGSGFIMCSGKENPDSDADLDVDGDDTLEYGKPQYTEADVIPCTGEEPGEAKEREALRGAVLNGGPPSTRITPEFSKWASDEMPSTSNGESSKQEAMQKTCKNSDIEKITEDSAVTTFEALKARVRELERQLSRGDRYKCLICMDSYSMPLTSIQCWHVHCEECWLRTLGAKKLCPQCNTITAPGDLRRIYL; via the exons ATGCCGAGGGCTCGGAGCGGCCGGCGGAGCAGGGGGGCCGGCGGGAGGGAGGAA ACCTTCCTGCGAGTGCGAGCCAACCGGCAGACCCGACTGAATG CTCGGATTGGGAAAATGAAACGGAGGAAGCAAGATGAAGGGCAGGTATGTCCCCTGTGCAACCGCCCCCTGGCAGGATCGGAGCAGGAGATGAGTAGGCATGTGGAGCATTGCCTTTCTAAG AGGGAAGGCTCCTGCCTGGCGGAGGAGGATGCTGTGGACATCGAGCATGAGAACAGCAACCGCTTTGAGGAGTATGAGTGGTGCGGGCAGAAGCGGATAAGGGCCACCACTCTCCTGGAAGGTGGCTTCCGAG GCTCTGGCTTCATCATGTGCAGCGGCAAAGAGAACCCGGACAGTGATGCTGACTTGGATGTGGATGGGGATGACACTCTGGAGTATGGGAAGCCACA ATACACGGAGGCTGACGTCATCCCCTGCACAGGCGAGGAGCCTGGTGAAGCCAAGGAGAGAGAGGCACTCCGGGGCGCAGTCCTAAA TGGTGGCCCTCCCAGCACACGCATCACACCTGAGTTCTCTAAATGGGCCAGTGACG AGATGCCATCCACCAGCAATGGTGAGAGCAGCAAGCAGGAGGCCATGCAGAAGACCTGCAAGAACAGCGACATCGAGAA AATCACCGAAGATTCAGCTGTGACGACATTTGAAGCCCTGAAGGCTCGGGTCCGGGAGCTTGAACGGCAGCTATCTCGTGGGGACCGCTACAAATGCCTCATCTGCATG GACTCGTACTCGATGCCCCTAACGTCCATCCAGTGTTGGCATGTGCACTGCGAGGAGTGCTGGCTGCGGACCCTG GGTGCCAAGAAGCTCTGCCCTCAGTGCAACACGATCACAGCGCCTGGAGACCTACGGAGGATCTACTTGTGA